One genomic segment of Microbacterium sp. ProA8 includes these proteins:
- a CDS encoding NAD(P)H-hydrate epimerase has translation MSARVPIYTAEQIRAAERPLLEEGVPLMQRAAAALAAVVRDELATPHIDPTMTGALEPVASDDPGDPRPRVLILVGSGDNGGDALYAAAQVTDVADVDALLVSDRFHEAALAAAVGAGVRRVDVTEIADVGRHYTLVVDGILGIGASREPALRGTAREAVTALLSIARSGGRMPRVVAVDIPSGLHPDTGAADDAVLPASVTVTFGAVKAGLVGGRGPEYAGDIVLVDIGLGAALASAEPAGEASVSRVVVAPTG, from the coding sequence GTGAGCGCGCGCGTGCCGATCTATACCGCGGAGCAGATCCGCGCTGCCGAACGCCCACTGCTCGAGGAAGGGGTGCCGCTCATGCAGCGCGCCGCTGCCGCCCTCGCGGCTGTCGTCCGCGATGAGCTGGCGACGCCGCACATCGACCCGACGATGACCGGCGCGCTGGAACCCGTGGCCTCGGACGACCCCGGCGATCCACGCCCCCGCGTGCTGATCCTCGTCGGCAGCGGCGACAACGGCGGCGACGCCCTCTACGCCGCCGCCCAGGTGACCGACGTTGCCGACGTCGATGCGCTGCTCGTCTCCGACCGCTTCCACGAGGCGGCTCTGGCGGCTGCCGTCGGTGCGGGCGTGCGTCGGGTGGATGTCACCGAGATCGCCGACGTGGGGCGCCACTACACCCTCGTCGTCGACGGCATCCTGGGCATCGGAGCCTCGCGCGAACCGGCGCTCCGCGGCACCGCGCGGGAGGCGGTGACGGCGCTGCTCTCCATCGCGCGCAGCGGCGGGCGGATGCCGCGGGTCGTGGCCGTCGACATCCCGAGCGGCCTGCACCCCGACACCGGCGCCGCGGACGACGCCGTGCTCCCGGCATCCGTCACCGTCACGTTCGGCGCTGTGAAAGCCGGACTCGTGGGTGGACGCGGGCCCGAGTACGCGGGAGACATCGTGCTCGTCGACATCGGGCTCGGCGCGGCCCTGGCGTCCGCCGAACCGGCGGGCGAGGCATCCGTGTCTCGAGTCGTGGTGGCGCCGACCGGCTGA
- a CDS encoding GIY-YIG nuclease family protein — MAFAYVLRCVDGTYYVGSTIDLSRRIEQHNAGCGSAYTRRRLPVELVWSADFDGIAEAFAWEKRIQGWSHAKREAFIEGGIDAVLGWSKRERLRRTDN; from the coding sequence ATGGCATTCGCATACGTGCTCCGGTGCGTCGACGGGACGTACTACGTCGGCAGCACGATCGACCTCTCTCGGAGGATCGAGCAGCACAACGCCGGATGCGGTTCCGCGTACACGCGGAGACGACTCCCCGTGGAGCTCGTCTGGTCTGCGGATTTCGACGGCATCGCGGAGGCGTTCGCCTGGGAGAAGCGGATTCAGGGCTGGAGCCACGCGAAGCGCGAAGCGTTCATCGAGGGCGGCATCGACGCGGTATTGGGCTGGAGCAAGCGCGAGCGCCTGCGACGCACCGACAATTGA
- the pilM gene encoding pilus assembly protein PilM: MAKTIVGLEVTEESVRAAELSLGRKPQLIAYGEVPLPPDAAKDSEVLDAGAVAVALRQLWTGARFKSKDAVLGVASRRILVREYTTQAMRPDLLREALPYQVQDLLPVPASQAVLDFFPLSQQGDQVSGLLVAAVSESIEQIISTLAKVKVRAQAVDLAAFGLARATASLAAPDEVVATINIGDHTTQVVISRGGVPLFVRLLPIDVATAATRRHNAEIAEPELQLAAATGNGAGVAAAGRTRGAMRAATPPGASDLAARVRSTLAFFGSRSGAAPLTRVFVTGAGAAVEGVMAALTAAIDTQMTIVSAGDVVAIVTPPPAGDVSLNLVGTIGIALGEAGR; this comes from the coding sequence ATGGCGAAGACGATCGTGGGGCTGGAGGTGACCGAAGAGAGCGTCCGCGCTGCGGAACTCTCACTCGGTCGCAAGCCCCAGCTCATCGCGTACGGCGAGGTGCCGTTGCCACCTGATGCTGCGAAGGACTCGGAGGTGCTCGACGCGGGCGCCGTCGCCGTAGCACTCCGGCAGCTGTGGACCGGCGCGAGATTCAAGAGCAAGGATGCCGTGCTCGGCGTCGCCAGCCGCCGCATCCTGGTGCGCGAATACACGACCCAGGCGATGCGGCCCGATCTGCTGCGGGAAGCCTTGCCGTACCAGGTGCAGGACCTGCTGCCGGTTCCCGCCAGCCAGGCGGTGCTGGACTTCTTCCCGCTGTCGCAGCAGGGCGACCAGGTGTCGGGCCTGCTCGTCGCCGCCGTGTCGGAGAGCATCGAGCAGATCATCTCGACGCTCGCCAAAGTCAAGGTGCGCGCCCAGGCGGTCGACCTCGCCGCCTTCGGACTCGCCCGTGCCACGGCTTCACTCGCCGCACCGGACGAGGTCGTGGCGACCATCAACATCGGCGACCACACCACGCAGGTCGTGATCTCGCGCGGCGGCGTACCGCTGTTCGTGCGTCTGCTGCCCATCGACGTCGCGACCGCCGCAACGCGCCGGCACAACGCGGAGATCGCCGAGCCGGAACTCCAGCTCGCGGCCGCGACGGGTAACGGCGCCGGCGTCGCGGCTGCGGGACGCACCCGTGGCGCCATGCGCGCCGCCACACCCCCCGGAGCCTCCGACCTCGCCGCCCGCGTGCGCAGCACTCTGGCGTTCTTCGGCAGCCGATCCGGCGCCGCCCCGCTGACGCGAGTCTTCGTCACGGGGGCCGGTGCCGCAGTCGAAGGCGTGATGGCGGCGCTCACTGCGGCCATCGACACCCAAATGACCATCGTGTCGGCCGGCGACGTCGTCGCGATCGTAACGCCGCCGCCTGCCGGCGACGTGTCGCTGAACCTCGTCGGCACCATCGGTATCGCACTCGGGGAGGCCGGCCGATGA
- a CDS encoding glutamine amidotransferase, with protein MKPFVLLATRAEDGPADEEYALFLRYTGLSPDELVRVRLEAEPMPRFDLDDLSGIFVGGGPFNASDPLEKKSAAQRRVEAEFATLLDEVVARDFPFLGACYGIGTLGAHQGAVIDRRHGEPISVVPVTTTAAGESDPLLEGIPETFEAFVGHKEAISQLPASATLLASSPGCPVQMFRVGENVYATQFHPELDVEGITTRIHAYAGHGYFAADELELTLAAVRRAAVSHPSRMLRTFVTRYAR; from the coding sequence GTGAAGCCGTTCGTCCTCCTTGCGACCCGGGCCGAGGACGGGCCGGCCGACGAGGAGTACGCGCTCTTCCTGCGGTACACCGGTCTCTCGCCCGACGAGCTCGTGCGGGTGCGACTCGAGGCGGAGCCGATGCCGCGCTTCGACCTCGACGACCTGTCGGGGATCTTCGTGGGTGGCGGGCCGTTCAACGCGTCGGATCCGCTCGAGAAGAAGTCGGCGGCTCAGCGACGCGTCGAGGCCGAGTTCGCGACGCTGCTCGACGAGGTCGTGGCACGCGACTTCCCGTTCCTCGGCGCCTGCTACGGCATCGGCACGCTCGGCGCCCACCAGGGTGCGGTGATCGACCGCCGCCACGGCGAGCCGATCAGCGTGGTGCCCGTGACGACGACGGCGGCCGGGGAATCCGATCCCCTGCTCGAAGGGATACCGGAGACTTTCGAGGCGTTCGTCGGACACAAGGAGGCGATCTCGCAGCTGCCGGCGTCAGCGACGCTGCTGGCCTCTTCGCCCGGATGCCCGGTGCAGATGTTCCGGGTCGGCGAGAACGTCTACGCGACGCAGTTCCACCCCGAGCTCGACGTCGAGGGCATCACGACGCGCATCCACGCGTACGCCGGCCACGGCTATTTCGCCGCCGACGAGCTCGAGCTCACCCTCGCCGCGGTGCGGCGGGCGGCGGTCTCGCACCCGAGCCGCATGCTGCGGACGTTCGTCACGCGCTACGCCCGCTGA
- a CDS encoding type II secretion system F family protein — translation MAVVQEFVYRAVDPRGGSVVKGTIEAASESAVTGKLKAQGLTPLEVTLKSNTGLNRDIKLPGATKTVSARTLAVFSRQMAGLINAGLPLMRTLAILIEQTDDKRLQPALVQVQADVESGSSFSAALARHPQTFPPLMLSIVKVGEAGGFLGSALTSIADNYQRDAELQNKIRAAITYPAIVLFIAIVGVLVMVTFVVPIFEGMFKGLGSSLPLPTQILVTISNNMWWMIPALVLVVIVAVIWWRTNRHTLQYRKVVDPIKLKMPVFGKLTTKIAVARFARNLSMMLNAGVPIIQALSIVGQASNNWKIEEAVRDVQESIRQGRSFAAPLAKADVFPAMVPQMVSVGEESGTLVDMLSSIADFYEDEVETATAQLSSTIEPILIVGLGIVIGGMVISLYLPIFTLYGELANQ, via the coding sequence ATGGCCGTCGTACAGGAGTTCGTCTACCGGGCCGTCGATCCGCGCGGCGGATCGGTCGTCAAGGGCACGATCGAGGCGGCCAGCGAGTCCGCCGTCACCGGCAAGCTCAAGGCGCAGGGGCTCACGCCCCTCGAGGTCACACTCAAGTCCAACACAGGGCTGAATCGCGACATCAAGCTGCCTGGAGCGACCAAGACCGTCTCGGCACGCACACTCGCCGTGTTCTCGCGCCAGATGGCCGGCCTCATCAACGCCGGCCTGCCGCTCATGCGGACGCTGGCGATCCTCATCGAGCAGACCGACGACAAGCGCCTGCAGCCCGCGCTCGTTCAGGTGCAGGCCGATGTCGAATCGGGCTCGTCGTTCTCGGCGGCGCTCGCGAGGCATCCGCAGACCTTCCCGCCCCTCATGCTCAGCATCGTGAAGGTGGGTGAGGCCGGCGGCTTCCTCGGCAGCGCCCTGACGTCGATCGCCGACAACTACCAGCGCGACGCCGAGCTGCAGAACAAGATCCGCGCGGCCATCACCTACCCTGCGATCGTCCTCTTCATCGCGATTGTCGGCGTGCTCGTCATGGTGACGTTCGTCGTGCCGATCTTCGAGGGCATGTTCAAGGGGCTGGGCAGCTCGCTGCCGCTGCCGACGCAGATCCTCGTGACCATCTCGAACAACATGTGGTGGATGATTCCCGCCCTCGTGCTCGTTGTGATCGTCGCGGTGATCTGGTGGCGCACCAATCGCCACACGCTGCAGTACCGGAAGGTCGTCGACCCCATCAAGCTGAAGATGCCGGTCTTCGGCAAGCTCACCACCAAGATCGCGGTCGCGCGCTTCGCGCGCAACCTGTCGATGATGCTCAACGCGGGTGTGCCGATCATCCAGGCGCTCTCGATCGTCGGACAGGCGTCGAACAACTGGAAGATCGAAGAGGCTGTGCGCGACGTGCAGGAGTCGATCCGTCAGGGTCGCTCATTCGCTGCACCTCTCGCGAAAGCCGACGTGTTTCCGGCGATGGTGCCGCAGATGGTCTCGGTCGGCGAGGAGTCGGGCACGCTCGTCGACATGCTGTCGTCGATCGCCGACTTCTATGAGGACGAAGTCGAGACCGCGACCGCGCAGCTCTCGTCGACCATCGAGCCGATCCTCATCGTGGGGCTCGGCATCGTGATCGGCGGCATGGTGATCTCGCTCTACCTGCCGATCTTCACCCTCTACGGCGAGCTCGCCAACCAGTAG
- a CDS encoding ATPase, T2SS/T4P/T4SS family, with product MRGLAQTLVLTGAVRAADVSAAMAEVGDGPELQRALVNARLVTEAQLAEAIALHTGHRYVDLANMPLDPNVVGLVPGNLCRKYGLIPVDLRGERLTVGVLDPTDIVALDDVASITDLFVEPVVVAEDALTQMFERFLRSDEELSELSTSIEESSEANQTAFTESLEEQDDTAPIVRFVNLLIAQAINDRASDIHVEPGEKQLTVRFRIDGVLHEMQKADRAIQDGIISRLKIMSSIDIAEKRKPQDGRLSVTHENRTVDLRVATLPTVWGEKIVMRILDNTGQTMGMRDLLFSPTNEKRFREAITKPHGMILATGPTGSGKSTTLYTALRSIANPKINVITVEDPVEYRIGGINQVQVNNRAGLTFATALRSILRSDPDVVLVGEIRDFETANISIEAALTGHLVLSTLHTNDAPSALTRLTEIGCEPFLVATALSAVIAQRLSRRLCMRCREPLVETSEVLTSLDFPHDPADPPQLYKAVGCPACSSTGYRGRVALHEIMTLSDEIETLVVTRSTGSEIRQVALEQGMVSLRQDGWSKVTQGLTTIEEVLRVTV from the coding sequence GTGAGAGGTCTTGCACAGACGCTCGTGCTCACCGGAGCCGTACGAGCCGCCGATGTGTCCGCCGCGATGGCGGAGGTGGGTGATGGACCGGAGCTGCAGCGCGCACTCGTGAACGCGAGGCTCGTGACCGAGGCGCAGCTCGCCGAGGCGATCGCCCTGCACACCGGGCACCGCTACGTCGACCTCGCGAACATGCCGCTCGACCCGAACGTGGTCGGGCTGGTACCCGGCAATCTGTGCCGCAAGTACGGTCTCATTCCCGTCGACCTCCGCGGCGAACGACTCACCGTGGGCGTGCTCGACCCGACCGACATCGTCGCCCTCGACGACGTCGCCAGCATCACCGATCTCTTCGTCGAACCGGTCGTCGTCGCAGAGGACGCGCTGACGCAGATGTTCGAGCGGTTCCTGCGCTCAGACGAGGAGCTCAGCGAGCTCTCGACGTCGATCGAGGAGTCGAGCGAGGCGAATCAGACCGCCTTCACCGAGAGCCTCGAAGAGCAGGACGACACCGCACCGATCGTCCGCTTCGTGAACCTGCTCATCGCGCAGGCGATCAACGACCGTGCGAGCGACATCCACGTCGAGCCGGGCGAGAAGCAGCTCACCGTGCGGTTCCGCATCGACGGCGTGCTGCACGAGATGCAGAAGGCCGACCGGGCGATCCAGGACGGCATCATCTCGCGCCTCAAGATCATGTCGTCGATCGACATCGCCGAGAAGCGCAAGCCGCAGGACGGCCGCCTCTCGGTCACGCACGAGAACCGCACCGTCGACCTTCGCGTGGCGACGCTTCCCACCGTGTGGGGCGAGAAGATCGTCATGCGCATCCTCGACAACACCGGTCAGACCATGGGGATGCGCGACCTGCTGTTCTCGCCCACCAACGAGAAGCGGTTCCGCGAGGCGATCACGAAGCCTCACGGCATGATCCTCGCCACCGGCCCCACCGGTTCGGGCAAGTCGACGACGCTCTATACGGCGCTCCGTTCGATCGCGAACCCGAAGATCAACGTCATCACCGTCGAAGACCCGGTCGAGTACCGCATCGGCGGCATCAACCAGGTACAGGTGAACAACCGCGCCGGCCTGACGTTCGCGACGGCGCTGCGGTCGATCCTCCGCTCCGACCCCGACGTCGTGCTCGTGGGTGAGATCCGCGACTTCGAGACCGCCAACATCTCGATCGAGGCGGCCCTCACCGGTCACCTCGTGCTCTCGACGCTCCACACCAACGACGCGCCGTCAGCGCTCACGCGGCTGACCGAGATCGGCTGCGAGCCGTTCCTCGTCGCCACCGCGCTGTCGGCCGTAATCGCGCAGCGGCTCTCGCGCCGACTGTGCATGCGGTGCCGCGAGCCGCTCGTCGAGACGAGCGAAGTGCTGACAAGTCTGGACTTTCCGCACGACCCGGCCGATCCCCCGCAGCTGTACAAGGCGGTGGGATGCCCCGCCTGCTCCAGCACCGGATACCGCGGGCGCGTCGCACTCCACGAGATCATGACGCTCAGCGACGAGATCGAGACGCTCGTCGTGACCCGTTCGACGGGCAGCGAGATCCGCCAGGTCGCCCTGGAGCAGGGCATGGTGTCGCTGCGTCAGGACGGCTGGTCGAAGGTCACGCAGGGCCTCACCACGATCGAAGAGGTGCTCCGCGTCACCGTGTGA
- a CDS encoding YihY/virulence factor BrkB family protein: protein MADLIARLTAWALSLRLVRMWLHYAERRGPMLSDSITYRSLFSVFAGVLLGFSFAAIWLRDNPAAWQSLVEAVDAAIPGLVGEGGLVDVSAIEAPAGLTVAGIIALVALVGAAIGAIGSLRVALRTLADRVHDDVFFVWVLLRNLLLAIAIGGGFVLSAGATFVGTSFVGAVLDWAGITQDAFATFATRSVSIIVVFLLDMALVALAFVTLSGVRARARTLWTGALLGAVGLIVLQQLSGLFVSGAGSNPLLATFASLIALLLWLNLSAQVIMLASTWIIVSEREHVDRVRERFGSPTFVLRRVRQAEDAVRVATEELEHARADAEKERAARQKADEKAARSKANEGTAGKEPS from the coding sequence ATGGCGGACCTGATCGCGAGGCTGACGGCCTGGGCCCTGTCACTGCGACTGGTGCGGATGTGGCTGCACTACGCCGAACGCCGCGGTCCCATGCTGTCGGACAGCATCACCTACCGCTCGCTGTTCTCGGTGTTCGCCGGTGTCCTCCTCGGCTTCTCGTTCGCGGCGATCTGGCTCCGCGACAACCCCGCGGCATGGCAGTCGCTGGTGGAGGCGGTGGATGCTGCGATTCCGGGCCTCGTCGGCGAGGGCGGGCTCGTCGACGTCTCTGCCATCGAGGCACCGGCAGGGTTGACCGTCGCGGGGATCATCGCCCTCGTCGCCCTGGTCGGAGCGGCGATCGGCGCGATCGGATCGCTCCGGGTCGCCCTGCGGACCCTCGCCGACAGGGTGCACGACGACGTCTTCTTTGTCTGGGTGCTGCTGCGCAACCTGTTGCTCGCCATCGCCATCGGCGGCGGTTTCGTGCTCTCGGCGGGCGCGACGTTCGTAGGCACCTCGTTCGTCGGTGCGGTGCTCGACTGGGCGGGCATCACACAGGACGCCTTCGCGACCTTCGCGACCCGCAGCGTGTCGATCATCGTCGTGTTCCTGCTCGACATGGCGCTCGTCGCGCTCGCTTTCGTCACGCTGAGCGGCGTGCGGGCGCGTGCCCGCACCCTGTGGACCGGCGCTCTCCTCGGCGCGGTCGGACTCATCGTCCTGCAGCAGCTGTCGGGGCTCTTCGTCTCGGGGGCAGGGTCGAACCCCCTGCTCGCCACGTTCGCCAGCCTCATCGCGCTGCTGTTGTGGCTCAACCTGTCGGCCCAGGTGATCATGCTGGCGTCGACCTGGATCATCGTCAGCGAGCGCGAGCATGTCGATCGCGTGCGCGAGCGGTTCGGCTCGCCGACGTTCGTGCTGCGGCGGGTGCGGCAGGCGGAGGATGCCGTGCGCGTCGCCACCGAAGAGCTCGAGCACGCTCGCGCCGACGCCGAGAAGGAACGCGCCGCGCGGCAGAAGGCCGACGAGAAGGCCGCCCGCTCGAAGGCGAACGAGGGAACGGCCGGAAAGGAGCCCTCGTGA
- a CDS encoding prepilin peptidase, with amino-acid sequence MTPLTIFLVVVAGILGLLIGSFLNVVAYRVPAKISLVRESRCPHCDAVIKPWHNVPVIGWLALRGKCANCKAPISARYPIVEALTGVTFAVVTWWGLAVYAPSTGSGTGGGETLVTYLESPAWDGIVYPADVWTYVLVIVAFLYFAAISIVLTLIDLDTHRLPNSIVLPSYLVAGILFTIAAWLTNEWELLLRAAIGMVVLYAFYALLRFVRPGGMGGGDVKLAGVIGIYLGWLGWGALAVGAFAAFLYGGVFGLALLLLRRAGRKTAIPFGPWMILGAWTGVFAGEAVGRWYVNLFVGA; translated from the coding sequence ATGACGCCACTCACCATCTTCCTCGTCGTCGTCGCAGGGATCCTCGGACTCCTCATCGGATCGTTCCTCAACGTCGTCGCCTACCGCGTGCCTGCAAAGATCTCGCTGGTGCGCGAGAGTCGCTGCCCGCACTGCGACGCGGTCATCAAGCCGTGGCATAACGTTCCGGTGATCGGCTGGCTCGCCCTGCGCGGCAAATGCGCGAACTGCAAGGCCCCAATCTCTGCGCGCTATCCGATCGTCGAAGCCCTGACGGGCGTCACATTCGCGGTCGTGACCTGGTGGGGGCTCGCGGTCTACGCCCCTTCGACAGGCTCAGGGACCGGTGGGGGCGAGACGTTGGTGACGTACCTCGAGTCACCCGCCTGGGACGGTATCGTCTACCCGGCCGACGTCTGGACCTACGTCCTCGTGATCGTCGCGTTCCTGTACTTCGCGGCGATCTCGATCGTGCTGACGCTCATCGACCTTGACACGCACCGGCTGCCGAACAGCATCGTGCTGCCCAGCTACCTCGTGGCCGGCATCCTGTTCACCATCGCCGCCTGGCTGACCAACGAATGGGAACTGCTGCTGCGTGCCGCGATCGGCATGGTCGTGCTCTATGCGTTCTATGCGCTCCTGCGGTTCGTGCGCCCTGGTGGGATGGGCGGGGGAGACGTAAAGCTCGCCGGAGTCATCGGCATCTATCTCGGCTGGTTGGGCTGGGGAGCCCTCGCCGTCGGCGCGTTCGCCGCATTCCTCTACGGGGGAGTGTTCGGGCTCGCACTGCTGCTTCTGCGCCGCGCAGGGCGCAAGACCGCCATCCCGTTCGGTCCGTGGATGATCCTCGGCGCCTGGACCGGGGTGTTCGCCGGCGAAGCCGTCGGCCGGTGGTACGTGAATCTTTTCGTCGGCGCCTGA
- a CDS encoding type IV pilus twitching motility protein PilT, producing the protein MEDLDFDTLLARGARHRASDVHITAGAPPLFRVDGDLVPVPGYPDALSEEWVERTAFELMGDGQRQEFLEHGEVDLAHATAGIGRFRTNVYRQLGSIAIALRYIPDRVYSLEELGAPAIARDLALRPRGLVLLTGPTGSGKSTTLTAMVDIVNQLVPAHIITIEDPIEFHHQSKRALIHQREVGRDTNSFAEALRRVLRQDPDVVLIGELRDPESISTALSAAETGHLVLSTLHTQGAAKSINRIIDVFPADQQHQIRTQLGDTLQGIISQTLLPLAQTNGRTIATEVLINTPAVANMIREGQVAQIYSAMQAGSELGMHTLDQDLRRLVSEGTIARNVAMDFAVDPKSLDGVYVRPRELDAEEWAHHAGEWRQADAAASVPANAAAGTGIGMGSRFGSPTVGGRVDPTARDVDWSGSDDEAYLNDADSWAELGLPAPEKEA; encoded by the coding sequence ATGGAAGACCTGGACTTCGATACGCTCCTCGCGCGCGGCGCGCGCCACCGCGCGTCGGACGTGCACATCACCGCGGGCGCGCCTCCGCTGTTCCGTGTCGACGGCGACCTCGTGCCCGTGCCCGGCTACCCCGACGCGCTGTCGGAGGAGTGGGTGGAGCGCACGGCGTTTGAACTCATGGGCGATGGTCAGCGCCAGGAGTTCCTGGAGCACGGCGAGGTCGACCTCGCCCACGCCACGGCCGGCATCGGACGCTTCCGCACGAACGTGTACCGGCAGCTCGGGTCGATCGCGATCGCGCTGCGCTACATCCCCGACCGCGTGTACTCGCTCGAGGAATTGGGGGCTCCGGCGATCGCCCGCGACCTCGCGCTGCGCCCTCGGGGGCTCGTGCTGCTGACGGGCCCCACGGGATCCGGCAAGTCGACGACCCTCACGGCAATGGTCGACATCGTCAACCAGCTGGTGCCGGCGCACATCATCACGATCGAAGACCCGATCGAGTTCCACCACCAGTCCAAGCGCGCACTGATCCATCAGCGTGAGGTGGGGCGTGACACCAATTCGTTCGCCGAGGCCCTGCGTCGCGTGCTGCGACAGGACCCCGATGTGGTGCTCATCGGCGAGCTGCGCGACCCCGAGTCGATCTCGACCGCCCTCTCGGCCGCCGAGACAGGCCACCTCGTGCTCTCGACCCTGCACACCCAGGGCGCCGCAAAGAGCATCAACCGCATCATCGACGTGTTCCCCGCCGACCAGCAGCACCAGATCCGCACCCAGCTGGGCGACACGCTGCAGGGCATCATCAGCCAGACGCTGCTGCCGCTCGCGCAGACGAACGGCCGCACGATCGCCACCGAGGTGCTCATCAACACCCCGGCGGTCGCCAACATGATCCGCGAGGGTCAGGTCGCGCAGATCTACTCGGCGATGCAGGCGGGTTCGGAGCTCGGCATGCACACGCTCGATCAGGACCTGCGCCGCCTCGTCTCCGAGGGCACCATCGCCCGCAACGTCGCGATGGACTTCGCGGTCGACCCCAAGAGCCTCGACGGCGTCTACGTCAGGCCGCGGGAACTCGACGCCGAGGAGTGGGCGCACCACGCCGGCGAATGGCGGCAGGCGGATGCCGCGGCATCCGTCCCCGCGAATGCCGCCGCCGGAACGGGCATCGGCATGGGCTCGCGCTTCGGGTCGCCGACGGTGGGCGGCCGCGTCGACCCGACCGCACGCGACGTCGACTGGTCCGGCTCTGACGACGAGGCGTATCTGAACGATGCCGACTCGTGGGCCGAACTAGGCCTGCCGGCGCCCGAGAAGGAGGCCTGA